One Vulpes lagopus strain Blue_001 chromosome 18, ASM1834538v1, whole genome shotgun sequence DNA window includes the following coding sequences:
- the ID1 gene encoding DNA-binding protein inhibitor ID-1, translating to MKVASGSAAAAAGPSCALKAGKTAGGAGEVVRCLSEQSVAISRCAGGAGARLPALLDEQQVNVLLYDMNGCYSRLKELVPTLPQNRKVSRVEILQHVIDYIWDLELELNSESQVGTPGGRGLPARAPLSTLNGEISALAAEAACVPADDRILCR from the exons ATGAAGGTCGCCAGTGGCAGTgccgcggccgccgcgggccCCAGCTGCGCGCTGAAGGCCGGCAAgacggcgggcggcgcgggcgagGTGGTGCGCTGTCTGTCCGAGCAGAGCGTGGCCATCTCGCGCTgcgccgggggcgccggggcgcgCCTGCCCGCCCTGCTCGACGAGCAGCAGGTGAACGTGCTGCTCTACGACATGAACGGCTGCTACTCGCGCCTCAAGGAGCTGGTGCCCACCCTGCCCCAGAACCGCAAGGTGAGCCGGGTGGAGATCCTCCAGCACGTCATCGACTACATCTGGGACCTGGAGTTGGAGCTGAACTCGGAATCCCAAGTCGGGACCCCGGGAGGCCGGGGGCTCCCCGCCCGGGCTCCGCTCAGCACCCTCAACGGCGAGATCAGCGCCCTGGCGGCCGAG GCGGCGTGTGTTCCGGCGGACGATCGCATCTTGTGTCGCTGA